Genomic window (Verrucomicrobiia bacterium):
ATCGCATTGTGCGCCGTTAAGGAGCGGCAGAGACAGTCGTGCTCGAAGACGTTGCAATTGTACTGACAAAGCCCGGTCAATTTCTGCCCCGTGAAAAATTTATCCAGCACGGCTTCGTAATGCGCCAGCTTGCCCATGTCGATGTCCGACCCGAGCTCCCAGATCACGTCGCCTGCCGCGCGCAGCCCGGCGAATCCCGCCTTGAGCGCGCCCTTCACGCCTTTTTCCAAAAGCCCGATCATGTTGGCGCCGTCAAAACGCCCGTCCACCAAATGATGGCGCTCGGAACTCAGCTGCAGCGCGCCGCGCGAGGCTTCGCGCTCGACATCGAGAACATGGCTCAACTGCCGTTTCAGAGCGGCCAGCGTCAAAGGATCGGCCAGGTACAGACAGCGTTCGTTCCTTTCCAGGCCGATCTTGATAAATTCAATGGTGATGGGAATGGCGACTTCGATATTCTTGTAAAAGAGGCAGGCGTGATGGCCCTGCGCGAGGGACTGCAGTTTGGATTTGTAGTCAGCGCCCAAATGACCATCCTGAATTAAGCAGACATTGGCTGATTCGCTGTGCATTTTATGCTGACACGGGGATGCGGTGTATCCGGGTTTCCCCTACAAAAAGGGGGTTTTTTGACGAAAAGCAGACTTTTTCCCCGTTTTTAGGACTTGCGGAGGCGCGTCCTGGAGAATGCGGTGAGCGTCTTACTTAATGCCGACGACCATGGAGTCGGGCCCCACGAGATGTTCGACGCGCGTTTCGCGGAAGCCCGCTTCTTTCATCCAGCGGCTGCAGTCCGCGCCCGTATAATCGAAACCGCCCGGAGTTTCGATCAGCATGTTGAGGCTCATGAGAAGGCCGAAGGCATTTTTCGAACGGTCATCGTCGATCAGCGCCTCGAACACGAGAAACGCGCCGCCCGTCGGAAGCGCATCGTAGGCCTTGCGGATCAAAATCTTTTTCTGCTCCAGGTTCCAGTCATGGAGGATGTGTCCCATCACCACCACGTCCGCCTTAGGCAGCGGGTCCTTGAAAAAATCGCCGCTCTCGAACCGGATGCGGCCGGCAAGGCCGAAAGAATTTACGTACTCTTCAAAAAGCGGCCGCACCACAGCCAGATCATAGCCGATTCCCGTCAGGTGCGGGTGGTTCGTGGCCACGCGAACCGGAAGGCAGCCCTCCGCCGCGCCCACGTCCACGAACGTTTTGTAGTTCCGCCAGGGAAACTGCGCGGCAATGCGGTTGGCGATTTCCATGCTGATGCCGGTCATGGCCTGGAGGAATTCCTTGAGCCGAGCCGCGTCCGCGTACATCTTCTCGAACGCGTCATCTTCCACGGCCTGGTCCTTCTGCGGCTTGCCTGCGCGCAGGGCGTCGGTCAAAGTCCCCCAGGACGCATAAAGCCGGTTATTGGACATCTCCAAAATCCCTCCGATATAGGAAGGCTTGGCCTTGTCCAGGAACCAGCCGGTTTCCTCGGTGTTGCGGTACTTGCCGTTTTCGCGGCCGAGCATGCCGAGCGCGACAAGCGCGTCGAAAAAATCCGGGGCGCTGCGCAGGTTGATGCCGAGCTTTTGCGCAAGAGACGCCGCGTCCGCCGGCCCCTTGGCCAATTCTGTAAAAAGCCCCAGCTCGACCGCGGAGAGCAAAGTCTTCGAGGCCCAGAATCCCAGCCCCAGCTGCATGATGCTGCCGTGCGAAAGTTCTTTTTCCGTTTTCATGATGCTCCTTAGAAAGGATTGCGGATCAGTGAGACAAAAAGCCCGTATCGCTGCCGTTGACCTTGAGACCCCATTGCTTTTCCAGATGACCGACCAGCTCGTCGATCTTCGCGAGCAGATGCGCGGCGTCGGTTTTCGAAAACGTGATCGGGGCGCCGTCCCGTTTTTTCCCGTTCCTGTGTACAAGATCGTGGCGCTCGAAAACGTAACGATGAAGCTCGTTCATGTCCGCGGGAAAATCGATGTCGAACGTGCTCTTGTAGAGGGACTTGGCCTTGGGCAGATTGTGCCAATGCGTGTTCACGAGGTACGCCTTCACGTCGGGCTCCAGAGTTTCCAGCTTCGCGTACACTTCCGCGACCGAGATCTGCATGTTCTGGAAATCGTGGTTCCCCTCGACGAATTTCCGCACGTAGCTTTTGTGTTTGAAGAGATGGTAGATGAACGCGTCGCCCAGATACGTTTCGAGGACGGTCATGGCCTGCGTGAAAATCATTTTCAAGAGCGCGGGCTTGGGCGTACCGGGCGGAAGCCCGTCCACGAGCTCGCGGATTTCCTGCATCCCGCGCTTGTAAGATTCCAGATAAACGCCGCTGGACGTGATCGCGTCGCCGACAAAATCTTCGAGATCTTCGGCGTTCGGCCTGCCGGACCACATCGCGCATTTCGAGGCGAGCTCGTGCGCGAGCACGTCGATCGCCGTATCGTTCGCGATCCCGCCGAATTCCGCTTCCAGCTCTTCGTCCGCGTAATAGGGCCCGCCCCAGATAAACCGGTAGCGCTCTTCCCCGTTCCCCGCCGGGCATTGCTCCGCCGGGTCCGCGAAATTTTCCATAAACCATTTCCTCATGACCTCGGACTGCTCCTCCTTCGCATACTTCGTAAACTGCTCGCGCGTCGGGGCGTTCGAGTCACTCGGAAACCAGCGAAAAGCGGCTACTGCCATGAGGCCTCCTAAAGGGGGCTATTTTAACCCGGGACCTTTGTGAAATGCAATTCTGTCCGGAGAATTTTAACTTACGGCGGGGCAATCCCTTAGGAGGAAAGGTCAGCCCGCGATGCTGTGGCAATACTGGCTCCCGGCCGAGCAGGCATTCAAACACCGGTTGCCGTCATCGGAGGTTTCTTTGTAGTCGCCGTCCACCTTTTCCACGTCCGGGCATTCGGCCGCGCAGGAGAAGAAGGAGGCGTTGCATCCCGCGGGAGGCGAGGCCTCTTTCTGGCAGCCCGGCACGCCCGCCGCGCAGGCCTTGCGGCATTTTTCCGGAAAGACCGCGTCGTCCAGCGGCGAACCATTGGCCACGCACGTCGTCTCGCACGCAAGCCGGGCTTCCGCGCAGCCCTCGAAAGCGCCGGATCTTTTCCGGGGCTCGGGCGCCGCGGTCTGCGTTTTCTCGCAGCCGGTCTTGCCCTCTTTGCAGGACATCGCGCATTGGTAAAAGGCATTCGTGCCCAGAAGCTCACTGCCCGAAGGCTGCTCCGCGACCGTCGACGGACATCCGCCGCCGCAATGATAATAAAAAGACGAGCAGGCATTTTTCGAATCCTGTTCCCGGCAGGATTCCAGGCCCGCGGTGCAGGACGTTTCGCATTTCTCTTTGAAATCCGACTGCTCGACGGGCTGTCCCTGCTCCATGTTGAAAATCCCGCTCTGCCCGCATTGCGCTTTGCACTGCGTGAACGCGGTTTCGCAATCCGCCGCCTGCGCGGAAGCCCTCGGAATCGCGGCTGCGCCCAGCAGAAGGAAAAGCGCCAGGATTTTACAAGGATGCCCGTTCATGGATTTATTCGAAGTCCTCCGCCTCGAAGATCTGCCGGATTTCGATTTCGGCTTCTTCGCCGGGCATAGGATTGGGGCATTTTTTGACCCAATCGATGGCTTCCTGAAGCGACTTGCATTTCCAAATCCAAAAGCCGGCGGTCGTATCGTTCGTCAGCGGGAACGGCCCGTGCGCCACCGTGCGCTTGTCGCCCGAGAACTTCACGCGCGCGCCTTTAGACGTGGCCTGAAGACCTTCCCCGGCCTGCATGATCCCGGCTTTCATCAGCTCTTCATTATACTTCCCCATTTCCGCGAGCAGCTGCGGGCTGGGCAGGACTCCCGCTTCCGAATTTTTGCCGGCCTTCACGATCACCATGAAACGCATATCCCCTCCTTTTATGAATGCGCCTGCAGCACCGCTTCTTTTGCCTTCCTGGCCTGCTCGAGCGCGGTATCTTTCTCTTCCACGGCTTTCTTCATCGCGGCCGCACGTTCTTCACCCTTGAGGTTCTTGGCGGCTTTCTTGGCCTGCTTGAACTTCTCCAGGGCGTCTTTCTTGGCCGCTTTATAGGCCTCTTCCGCCTGCTTCCTCTGGTCCTTTGACGCTTCCTTCGCGTTTTTCCATGCTTGGTGCGCTTCGTGCTTTTTATTTTGGGCTGCCTCTTTGGCCTCTTCCCAATCTGCGCGGTGCTCCGCTTTCATTTCCGCGTTGCCGTGTTCCTTCGCAAAGGCGTTTGGGAGCGCAAGGCCGATCATCAGCGCCGCAAGTACAGGCCATTTTATCGTGGGTTTCATTTTTTTCTCCTCTTGTGCAGCATTCGTTCGGGTTGAGTTCATGGATTCCTCATACGGCCCTGCAAAGGGTATTTTATTTCGATTTTTTCACGAGGATATGCGATACGTTTTCCGACGGCACCTGTTCGACGCTGCGGTACCCCAATTTGTTCAAATCAAGACCGGTAAAGATATTTTCTCCGCCTCCGAGAAAGACCGGGGCCACGGCAAAATGGATTTCGTCGATCAGCCCGGCCTCGAGGTATTGCCTCAAAGTGGAAACCCCTCCGCCGATCCGCACGTCCTTGCTTCCGGCCGCATCCTTGGCTTTTTTAAGGGCTTCTTCGATTCCGCCGGTGACGAAATAAAAAATCGTTCCGCCTTTCATCTCGATCGGCGCGCGCGCGTGATGCGTGAGCACAAAAACCGGCACGTGATACGGCGGCTCGTCGCCCCACCAGCCTTTCCATGAATCGTCTTTCCACGGCCCGCGCACCGGCCCGAACATGTTGCGCCCTAAAATCCATGCGCCGACATTTTCAAAACCGCGGATCACGAAGTCATTGTCGAGGCCGGTCGTACCGCCTGTTTTTCCCAAAACCTGTTCCTGGAAATTCTTCGTCGGAAAAACCCATTGATGAAGCTCCGCGCCGCGGACGCCCAAAGGATTGTTGAGGCTTTGCTGCGGACCGGCTCCGTAGCCGTCGAGAGAGATGCTGAAGCATGCGACACGTACTTTACCCATGGCTAGCCCGCCCAGGAGAGGAAAATGTTTTTTAATCGGAACTCCGCGAATTTGAGATTTATTATACCCGGCAGGGTGGAAAGGTCACTCAAAAAGGAGGAGGGAGAATGCGGCGGTACCGGCCTCTCAGGGGGCAGGTTCAAGTCCTGTCCCCCGGAGAAGCCGTCTTCATATTTTTTATCTCTTCGTAATTTCCGTCGCCGTCCAGACGTCGCTGCTGTTTTTTCTATTGGCTTCGACGCTGATCCGGTCGCCGTCATTGAGCTTGTCCAAAGATTCGGCGCCGTTGTATTTCGTATCGCCGTTCACGGAAAGCCTGACTTTTTCTTCCTGGCCCGACTGCGCCGAATCGCGCTTCACGGTAAGCGTTTTCGCGCTTTTGTCGAGATCCTCGATCTTGCCCAGGATATTGTTGTCCTCCAGGGCGCCATTGGAGGAAGATTCCCCGCTCTTGCGCTCCACCTCCGTGGCGCGCCAGTCCTTGCCTTCATTGTTCTGATTGGCTTCGACCCGGACGTCATTGCCCACTTCCAGATCGGCCAGAGACTTTGCGCCGCCTTTATACTTCGTGTCATTCGTCACGAACATGTTCACGGTTTCCTCGGCCTTGGTTTTCGGGCTGATGCGGCTCAGGCTCAGGATATTCTCATTCTGATTCACCTGAGTCAATTTGCCCTCGATCACTTCCGAATAAGCCGTTCCCGAATAAACCAGCGTCACGATCCCCAGCATCAACAGCAGCTTCGTTTTTTTCATGGCACACTCCTCCTTTTCGGCTCCGCCTCATGCAGATCCAACAGAAGAAAATTTACAATTCTTGTGCCATCCGGGAAGCGCCGGTCCGTGAATGCTTCAAAGGCTTGCGATTAAAAAAGATGCGCCGAAGCGGGGCTTTGTAAGGAAAAAGAAGAGTGAGAGAAAAACGTCCGACTTTCGGACATTCTCCGGACAGAAGAATCAGAATCCGGCGATCGGGAGAAAGTTACGGATGAACGGCTTTCAGCGCCTTCAAGGCGGATTCGTAATTCGGCTGGCGGGCCGTGTCTTTGACATATTCCGCATACACGATCTTGTTCTCCGGATCGATCACGAAAACCGAACGCGACAGCAGCCGGTTTTCTTTCATGAGAACGCCGTAAGACGTGCCGAAGGACGCGTCGCGGTAGTCGGAAAGCGTCTTGATATTCGCAGCGCTCGAGGTCCCGCACCAGCGCTTTTGCGCGAAAGGCAGATCCATGCTGACCACATAGACGGCGACATCCTTCGACAACTTGGCCGCTTCTTCGTCGAACCGTTTCGCCTGAATATCGCAGATCTGTGTATCGAGCGAAACAAGCGTCGTGATCACGCGGTATTTCCCCTTCGAATCGGCGAGCGTCACTTCGGATAAATTATTCGCCGCCAATTT
Coding sequences:
- a CDS encoding MEDS domain-containing protein codes for the protein MGADYKSKLQSLAQGHHACLFYKNIEVAIPITIEFIKIGLERNERCLYLADPLTLAALKRQLSHVLDVEREASRGALQLSSERHHLVDGRFDGANMIGLLEKGVKGALKAGFAGLRAAGDVIWELGSDIDMGKLAHYEAVLDKFFTGQKLTGLCQYNCNVFEHDCLCRSLTAHNA
- a CDS encoding methyltransferase, whose translation is MKTEKELSHGSIMQLGLGFWASKTLLSAVELGLFTELAKGPADAASLAQKLGINLRSAPDFFDALVALGMLGRENGKYRNTEETGWFLDKAKPSYIGGILEMSNNRLYASWGTLTDALRAGKPQKDQAVEDDAFEKMYADAARLKEFLQAMTGISMEIANRIAAQFPWRNYKTFVDVGAAEGCLPVRVATNHPHLTGIGYDLAVVRPLFEEYVNSFGLAGRIRFESGDFFKDPLPKADVVVMGHILHDWNLEQKKILIRKAYDALPTGGAFLVFEALIDDDRSKNAFGLLMSLNMLIETPGGFDYTGADCSRWMKEAGFRETRVEHLVGPDSMVVGIK
- a CDS encoding YciI family protein — translated: MRFMVIVKAGKNSEAGVLPSPQLLAEMGKYNEELMKAGIMQAGEGLQATSKGARVKFSGDKRTVAHGPFPLTNDTTAGFWIWKCKSLQEAIDWVKKCPNPMPGEEAEIEIRQIFEAEDFE
- a CDS encoding dihydrofolate reductase family protein, translated to MGKVRVACFSISLDGYGAGPQQSLNNPLGVRGAELHQWVFPTKNFQEQVLGKTGGTTGLDNDFVIRGFENVGAWILGRNMFGPVRGPWKDDSWKGWWGDEPPYHVPVFVLTHHARAPIEMKGGTIFYFVTGGIEEALKKAKDAAGSKDVRIGGGVSTLRQYLEAGLIDEIHFAVAPVFLGGGENIFTGLDLNKLGYRSVEQVPSENVSHILVKKSK
- a CDS encoding DUF5666 domain-containing protein; this encodes MKKTKLLLMLGIVTLVYSGTAYSEVIEGKLTQVNQNENILSLSRISPKTKAEETVNMFVTNDTKYKGGAKSLADLEVGNDVRVEANQNNEGKDWRATEVERKSGESSSNGALEDNNILGKIEDLDKSAKTLTVKRDSAQSGQEEKVRLSVNGDTKYNGAESLDKLNDGDRISVEANRKNSSDVWTATEITKR
- the tpx gene encoding thiol peroxidase, with the protein product MFKAGSVTLAGPELKPGDAAPDFKLAANNLSEVTLADSKGKYRVITTLVSLDTQICDIQAKRFDEEAAKLSKDVAVYVVSMDLPFAQKRWCGTSSAANIKTLSDYRDASFGTSYGVLMKENRLLSRSVFVIDPENKIVYAEYVKDTARQPNYESALKALKAVHP